One Salvia splendens isolate huo1 chromosome 1, SspV2, whole genome shotgun sequence genomic window, GCTCCCTCATTTGCAATGCACCTCAAACATTTATATTTTCTTCTCATCTTATATATAAGACAAGAAGAAAATACAAAGGTTTGAGATGCATTACAaatgagggagtagtatataagaCGAGAAGAAAAGGTGCATTACAAATGAGGGAGAAATACTCCTTTTATTGGTAGCAACTCCAACCAACTATTCCTaacccaccgatgtgggataaaaatTTTGTCAGGCAAATTTCAACAAATTGCCAACAGTCCAGACTCTAAACAAAGAGCGCTGTAGCACCCTTCATCACGTTACATTGAGCTGTACCAATCTTTGGTTGAGTTTTGCTATTTAAATCGATGTTCCTAGGTAGAAGCCCTATTTTCCATGAATTCTAAAGGACTTTTTAAACCTAGTACGCGAAGTAGAAATACTGAAAAAGATGAAGTTTAATCCATTTCAGCTTGTAGGTAGTTCGTTTAGAATAATAACTAGAGACAAACCCCAGCATTGTCGCAAGATATCTTGAACCAGTTATCCTTTTAATTGCACGTGTGTAATGTAAGGCAAATTGCTCAGTTTGGGAGTGACAAGCATGATTGATGCTTTATTTCATTAAACGATTCATTTATTTGGGTAAAAGATTAGTGTTTGCCAAAAGAGACGCAATAcatcaaatcaagcaaaagaGACGCGATATATTTGTTTGAGAGGTGTTTGATGGTGATTTGGAATATTGACTGCTGAACTGGTAAGGGTAAAAGAGAGTGAACACCAAGCAACTGCAGcaaaattcaaacaattgcaACCCTTTCAGCGAGTAAAAGATCCATCCCAATTCGAGCTCAAACCTGAGAATCTTGCTCGTATTCTATTCAACGTACGGCCAATACCTAGAGACATGCTATCCCATAAAATTAACATTTCGAGGGTGTCAAATCATTCAACAAATGTGAACTTCGAATTTCTTGATTGACATAAGTTTATAAAGAGGGCCTTTCCACATTAATacccaaaacaaaaaaaacgtCTCAAGGTGTTCAAAATGAAAATGGTTTCTTCAATACCAAAAATTGTCAAAGCATATGAGTAAAACTAgaaatgaagaaatagaagagaAAAGAATGTATGGTGAAGCTACTATTAAACGCCGTCTTTGAAAAAATATAAGCGGCGTTATCAGCGAAACTCCCAAAACTTTAATCTTTGCCTCCCATGAATCAGATAAGAACCAAAGCAAGCTTATCTGGGATTATGAAGGCATCTAACAAATCATCGGAAACTAAAACAAACAGATACAGtagaaaataaatctaattcaGATCGTAGGAGCGGTGAGGATGATGGTCATTCTGCCGTAGTATTTATAAGGGGAAGCGTCATTCTGAAAACCCTATATGCTGATTCGATTGGATCCATGGGCCATAGATAGGAAGCCCATTATTCACTCTCTCTACGCCCCaatttacaatttacaataacCCAACTTATTTTGTAAAGTTGgcaaaataagaaagataaaggaaaaaaataagtaCAAGTATGAGAGTTAGAGTGAAAAAGTCATGAATTAGTGTTAGTAGATTTTGGGGTTTATTTCCAAAACTGGAAAGaactatttttaggaaacatgctaaaaataaaagagtttcggtttttaaaatattctatatattattctttatcttactttactatttttctaatttaattatttatatcatTTTCCAATTTAATTGCGAAAATGAAGTGTGTCTAAGTAATGTGGAAATGTGGAATGGATGagtaaataatactaatatcaaCAGCTTCTGATAAATCACATTGGATTTTACACAACAGTTTTcacatttataatttttagtagtAGTATCATCTTTGACTCTTTGTTCTGATTTCCTTCGGCCATTGAAAGCTGTAATTCATAACAGTACATAACAAAacaaactaaaacaaaataaaattcattgcagcaaaaaagacgattccgtcgccttggcggcccccacactgTTGCCCGACATCATATGAGGAGGttaaatcagggtacgcagtaacCCGTTAAGGGGATGTCTTAACTCACTgactgccagaagcccatctcccaaggcctcacacttatGCCCGAGAGATGAAAGCAACTATACGACAACAGTGGGATTTGAACCTTGCAttgcaataaaataaaattctaagTAGCTGTAAAAGTAGTTGCTTTGATCCCAAGTTTTGACTCAGTAAAATCATTTCAGTTATAACTTTTCCGCGTTTGCCTGAATAACCAATCACTTCTTACGTTCTTATCCATGTTGTTAAAGAGACacgtttattttatttttggcacaatatattcatatttttcccATTTATCAAATTAATCCTGGTCATTGTAGATAAAGATTAATTTATACATTTATGAAAGTATTATCTAGATTGCTTCCCGCGTTTACTCACATGAATTAAGTCATGCGTGCAAGCTATTTGTTGGTAATATCAATCCAccactatttcattttttcctCTTAACCGGATTTAATTCTCTTTAAACTTCTCCTCTTCAATCTTTGTCtccacacatacacatatatatacaacatCACTTTCCCATCCCCCTCTATCCAAATCTCTTGAAATTCTATACTATCTTTCCCATCCACCAATATTTACATAGATCTTGAACCATTCTAATTTTGGTATGTTTCATGACTGAGTCTTCTGTTCGAATTCTTCATATCATATGTATTGCATGCATATCTGTATGGTTAAAGTTTTAAACAGCCAAATCACTATTTCTGCTTCCTCAATACATCATCAACTCAGATTGATCTATTTGCACGTTCTCTCTAATTTTTTCTTACTTAGCTTCCAAGCaacaaaaatttatttatttatttattagtgtTGGATGATTGTGGTGTTCAAGATTGAAGATCATGGGAAGCCATCTGAGCAAGAAACCTGATCAAGAAAgccattcatcatcatcaaacaaTCTCCCCTTGTCGAGGGAGCTGAACTCGTACTCGGCTTCCTGCAGAGTGGACGCCGATTTACAGGCGTTCGACGCGTCTCTGCAAGCTCGAACAAGCAACGTGATCAGCTCCATCGCCGCAGGAGTGGAGGTGAGAGCCCTCTCCTTGGATTCACTCCGACAAGTCACGGAATGCCTCCTGGACATGAATCAGCAAGTGGTCAAAGTCATCCTAGACTGCAAGAAAGATATTTGGAGGAATCAAGACCTGTTCGATCTGGTGGAGGATTACTTCGACAACAGCCTCAAAACCCTCGATTTCTGCGCCGCCCTCGACAAATGCCTCAAGGGCGCCCGTGACAGCCagctcctcatcctcctcgccCTCAACCAGTTCGAGGAGGAACGCAACGACAACGACCATGTCGCGGGGGGAATTAGGTATTCGAAAACGCTGGAGGAGTTGAAGAATTTAAGAGACGCCGGGGATCCTTTTACCGATGAATTCTTCCAAATGTTTCAATCCGTTTACCAGCAGCAGATGCACATGCTGGATAAGCTTCATAACACGAAGCATAAACTGGACAAGAAGCTGAAATGCATCAGCTCATGGAGGAGAGTCTCGACCATGATATTCGCAGCGACCTTTGCTGCGGTGCTGATATGctcggtggtggcggcggcaaTGGCAGCGCCGCCGGTGGCAGCGGCGTTGGCGGCAGCGACGTCGATCCCTTTGGGGTCGATGGGGAAGTGGATAGACTCGCTGATGAAGGGGTACGAGAAGGTTTTCATGGGGCAGAAGGAGATGGTGAATTGCATGAATGTGGGGACCTTAGTGACCATTAAGGATTTGGACAGCATTCGGTTGCTGATAGACATGTTGGAGATCGAGATCGAGTCGCTGGTGGGGGCGGCGGAGTTTGCGATGAGGAACGAGGGGACGGTGAGAGTTGGGATAGAGGAGATTAAGAAGAAGGTGGATGTGTTCATGAAGAGTGTGGAGAAGTTGGGGGCGCAGGCGGATAACTGCAGCCGCGATATAAGGAAGGCGAGGACTGTCATTCTGCAGAGGATCATCAAATCCCCGTCTCATTCATCAGATTAATCTATTATCTATTACTCCCTTGGGATGCATATTTGATAGTAATATTTATAGGAAGTTGCTTTTCATTTTAGCAGTTGAACTACTGGAAGTTTACATGATCATAGATTACATACTGATATGACTCAttcgtttgatgtgattcttgattttaacaattttttttctcgTGATTTATATCTATATGTACATGGAAAAGTATGTGAGTGAGAAGACTAATGGGATCTATTGGAGCAGATATGAACTCCACGATGCAGTTTTGTCAATCATAAAGATAATAGCAGGTTCAGTTCACATTTCGGATTCTAAATCCGTCTTTAGCtcacaaatatatatacatgtccAGATATTGGAAACGTATAGACTCAAGGCCTTTACCTTTTTGTAGTGAAACAGAGGATCATAGTGATCCCCTTCTTCCTAAAAATTGTGGGAATAAGTAGATGCTCCCTCCCATTGATTAATCATTCGTGGCCAGACAGTTTGATTGGTTCTGAGCCAAGACTGAAGAGTTGGAATAGTCAGTCATTATCTCCCCTTTTTGAGTTATTTTATTTGAAGTTTGATTGTTCACTGAAACAACTTTATATAATTCAGCACACACTCACTCAAGTAGACATAGAGAGTGATTTTTTCCTGTGTTGTTCTAAGCTTGAATCATCAACTATGAGCACCTTCCAACATTGGATCTACTTCTGCCAAGCTCAACATCCGAATCTCAAACGGTCAAACCTCATGCCCTCACAGTTTTTGTCTTGGTCTTTCTATTTTGTCTTATTTTTTCCACTCCAATTGAATCCTGTGTCCAACATTGTTTGTAACACCATTAAtttgtgtgtgcgtgtgtgaaAGCTGATATACATTCTTATGAATCGGCAGTGCAACTTAGGAAAACTGAAAAAGTTTGTGTGAAGGATTCaagtgttagagcatccactacgcgtctcGCGCGGGGctcgcgttccgttccggagggacggttccgccgcgggacgcgttgcaacgttcgtcccgtcccgtagcccgtatcCGCGAGACATGGGACGCGCCGGCCCGTCACGCGcgcgggcgacgtggcgcgcccccgatgcatgcgtgacgcccactcactggcccgcgagtgggcgtcgtcacggatgacgcaataattcatttttttaaaaaaactttgaattttaataaaaaaaaattattttcaaacggtaatgttaccattaattttttattttctacttttttattttttatttatttactctataaataatcctatttcatactcatttaacacacaaacacacatctattcctctcaaatcctctctatcactccaatttccatcttaaatcaactcaaacaaatggatccttttgagcaaatgcgtcaattaatggaacaatcacttgaagaagatcgacgacgagaggcggaggaagccgcgccaccccacgacgctcccggaagtacatcaatcggaaccgggaggaagccgctgcacggttagtacgcgactacttctgcgataacccgatttggggagatacctacttccgtcgccgtttccgcatgagtaaactgctatttctccacatagcgaatactttggcggcccgggaagagttcttccgagaagggttcgacgcggtcggccgtcccagccacatgacgctgcagaaatgtactgcagccatccgtcagcttgcgactggacaaacggccgacatattcgacgaatacctccacatcggagacaccactgggcgcatgtgcttgctcaacttctgcagaggcgtccgggcagccttcagttacgaatttctccggaggccaagcacggacgattgtcagttcctccttaacctgcacgaacaagtgcacggattctccgggatgcttggcagtgccgattgcatgcactggcaatggaagaatttcccggtggcttggagggggtcctacacgagcggccacaaaggcacccatcCAACCGTTGTaatcgaggccgttgccgactaccggcattggatctggcacgcgtacttcggggtccctggctcgaacaacgacttaaacgtgctccaccagtccgacctctttaccgaagttttggatggtaaagcgccggccatcaacttcgtcgccaacaaccgactGTATAAAATgtggtactatctcgccgacggcatctacccgaagtggccgaccttcgtgaagacgtgcagcaggcctgcgaaccccaagcaggctctttttgctcagaagcaggaggctgcgcgcaaggatgtggagagggcgttcggggttctccaagcgcgcttcaacatcatcaaagccccggctcgttcgtggttcatggagagcatggtcgacatcatgtatacgtgcataatcttgcacaacatgattgtccgagacgaaggacccgatgcgggaaattggttcgaccccgaatcccccggaagctcaaccgcaagtagtccgccgcgaagtggagcgcatccgtctatacaagaacggttggctattcgggcaaggacacgcgactctagcgcccacacccaactccaggaggatctaattgagcacatttgggaaaactttggcggagaagattaaattatgtcatttttatttttttagaattttaattatgtcttttttcttttttttttaagtttaagttgtaatgttgttttaattttaatgaattgtgtttgtttaaattgaattgggttgtaaaaaaaataaaaaataaaattgaatgaatagtaattaagggacggaataagggacggttaagggattGAGGAAAAAAGGatagtggggccctcaaatagtggtcaaatagtagttaagggacggtatagagacaacgCAGTGGATGATCTTAGATTTGGGGGCTACACACTTTAGCTATGGTGGGGTTGATGAGCATTTTGAGGTACATTCTCTCACAATCtgttaacattttttttcccaaaagcAAAAGATTCGATGTTTCTATCTTGACGTGTTATATTTGTAAAGAAATTTGGTTGGTGAGCATAATGAATTTATTTTCCAGAATATGATGGTGGTGGTAtaatatattatgaaattaGGTGACAACATATGCATTGTTGGAGACTATAAAGGAAGCAGTGCCTGAAATGTGGTTGTCAGAGATGAAGAGTGCTTGGTCCAAAGCTTACGATCATCAAGTTGGAAATGAAGCCCCCctcttcaaattaaaattggatTTACTATTTATAATCAATATAATTACTTTGAATAAATTATTACTACTTATATATGCGCTATTTCATTTGGTTTGTTATTATTTCGCATTAAATGTCTAACCTTGATTCTATTATTGATCCGATCAGATGGAATATATTCTAGAATTTTATATAATTCTTGTTTAGTTTCATTTGTATTTGACTATATTTGGGCCAAATCAAGTccttattataatatttatgttaGGTGATTTTATCTTGAAAATGTGAATGAAGCTTACTTCAATTATATGATTATTAAATAGTCTGGGAGTAGAGGGCTACTGGTCTCGTTTTCTATTTTGGATACTACGAATACCAATTAGATACAGAAAGTCGTCATCCcttgaaataaaaaatggtcattttacattattaaatgTCGTCTTTTATAACAAAAAGATATTAACCTAGTAATAATCAAtctaaaaaattgattttttaaataaatcatGTCTTCATAATCAAGACAAAATGTCGAAACATGTCCCCACCCGCCACCATCCATCATTTTGAGCCTTAATATTTGTTTTCA contains:
- the LOC121742246 gene encoding UPF0496 protein At4g34320-like, translated to MGSHLSKKPDQESHSSSSNNLPLSRELNSYSASCRVDADLQAFDASLQARTSNVISSIAAGVEVRALSLDSLRQVTECLLDMNQQVVKVILDCKKDIWRNQDLFDLVEDYFDNSLKTLDFCAALDKCLKGARDSQLLILLALNQFEEERNDNDHVAGGIRYSKTLEELKNLRDAGDPFTDEFFQMFQSVYQQQMHMLDKLHNTKHKLDKKLKCISSWRRVSTMIFAATFAAVLICSVVAAAMAAPPVAAALAAATSIPLGSMGKWIDSLMKGYEKVFMGQKEMVNCMNVGTLVTIKDLDSIRLLIDMLEIEIESLVGAAEFAMRNEGTVRVGIEEIKKKVDVFMKSVEKLGAQADNCSRDIRKARTVILQRIIKSPSHSSD